In Microbacterium binotii, one DNA window encodes the following:
- a CDS encoding 4-carboxy-4-hydroxy-2-oxoadipate aldolase/oxaloacetate decarboxylase has protein sequence MSPHVVVTDIAREEADLVDAFAALGSATVHEALGRTGYAGSTIRPIQQGSAIAGSAVTVLTAPGDNLMVHVAIEQARAGDVIVVVATGPSPFGHIGELMATQMQVKGVRGYVTSAGVRDTAELRAMGFPAWSRYVSAQGCLRDSPGSVNVPVVLDGVVVEPGDIVVADDDGVTIVPRMRAAAVLDAARSRAAREATNRAKYEAGASSMDINGLRPVIAELGVAYVSQAERRDADS, from the coding sequence GTGAGCCCGCATGTCGTCGTCACCGACATCGCGCGCGAAGAGGCCGACCTCGTCGACGCGTTCGCCGCGCTGGGCTCGGCCACCGTCCACGAAGCGCTCGGCCGCACCGGGTACGCCGGAAGCACGATCCGCCCCATCCAGCAGGGATCGGCGATCGCCGGCAGCGCCGTCACGGTGCTCACCGCCCCCGGCGACAACCTCATGGTGCATGTCGCCATCGAGCAGGCCCGCGCCGGCGACGTGATCGTCGTGGTCGCCACCGGACCGTCCCCGTTCGGGCACATCGGCGAGCTCATGGCGACGCAGATGCAGGTCAAAGGCGTACGCGGCTACGTCACCTCCGCCGGGGTGCGCGACACGGCCGAACTGCGCGCGATGGGCTTCCCCGCCTGGAGCCGCTACGTCTCGGCGCAGGGGTGCCTGCGCGACAGCCCCGGCTCGGTGAACGTCCCGGTCGTCCTGGACGGCGTCGTCGTCGAGCCCGGAGACATCGTGGTCGCCGACGACGACGGCGTGACGATCGTTCCGCGGATGCGGGCGGCAGCCGTTCTCGATGCGGCGCGCTCGCGCGCGGCACGCGAGGCGACCAACCGCGCGAAGTACGAGGCCGGGGCCAGCTCCATGGACATCAACGGTCTGCGACCGGTCATCGCCGAGCTCGGCGTCGCCTACGTGTCCCAGGCGGAGCGACGCGATGCCGACTCCTGA
- a CDS encoding LysR family transcriptional regulator produces MDLNLIRVFVAIAETRSLTSAARRLYVTQPAVSQALGRLRRELDDPLFRRVGRVMEPTPLADSVYPGFRDALAAVDRTLDGVHRFAPADSERTFRIALSELGEIGWLPAIVRAVRAAAPRMRIDVVPMDVSALPDWLGRGVVDLAVTPSHVPGPFGRTVLKSQGYGVAMSAAHPLADEPLTLDAYAAASHVAVASDSGAPALERARRAHGIETDARIAVNHLASLPPLLARSGDLIATLPDTIALGWTQTWPLVVRPLPFEMPPVEIALYRRSSSQHPAALDWLFETVARAIRGSSGRFEAIHGEAAGAHG; encoded by the coding sequence TTGGATCTCAACCTCATCCGCGTGTTCGTGGCGATCGCCGAGACGCGGAGTCTCACGAGCGCCGCGCGGCGCCTCTACGTCACCCAGCCGGCGGTGAGTCAGGCCCTCGGGCGCCTGCGGCGCGAGCTGGACGACCCGCTGTTCCGACGGGTCGGCCGCGTGATGGAACCGACTCCGCTGGCCGACAGCGTCTACCCGGGGTTCCGCGATGCCCTCGCCGCCGTCGATCGCACGCTCGACGGCGTGCACCGGTTCGCTCCCGCCGACTCCGAACGCACCTTCCGCATCGCGCTGTCCGAGCTCGGCGAGATCGGGTGGCTCCCCGCGATCGTCCGCGCGGTGCGCGCCGCGGCGCCCCGGATGCGGATCGACGTCGTGCCGATGGATGTGTCGGCCCTCCCCGACTGGCTGGGCCGCGGCGTCGTCGATCTCGCGGTCACGCCCTCGCACGTGCCGGGCCCGTTCGGGCGGACGGTTCTGAAGTCGCAGGGCTACGGCGTCGCGATGTCGGCCGCGCATCCGCTCGCCGATGAGCCGTTGACGCTCGATGCGTATGCCGCGGCCTCGCACGTCGCAGTCGCCAGCGACTCCGGGGCACCCGCCCTCGAGCGCGCACGCCGCGCGCACGGGATCGAGACCGACGCGCGCATCGCCGTGAACCACCTGGCGTCACTTCCGCCGCTTCTCGCGCGCAGCGGCGATCTCATCGCGACGCTGCCGGACACGATCGCGCTCGGGTGGACGCAGACGTGGCCACTCGTGGTGCGCCCGTTGCCGTTCGAGATGCCGCCCGTGGAGATCGCGCTCTACCGACGGTCGAGCTCCCAGCATCCTGCCGCGCTGGACTGGCTCTTCGAAACCGTCGCCCGCGCGATCCGCGGCTCCTCCGGTCGGTTCGAGGCCATCCACGGCGAGGCGGCAGGAGCTCACGGATAG
- the ligM gene encoding vanillate/3-O-methylgallate O-demethylase, which produces MARTLQELLDERGNTVEMLRDSQLGTYIYPVVPAEFSNWRREQKAWRETAVLYDQTHHMVNFFVSGPDALKLLSDTGINSFANFPLNTAKQFVPTASNGGVIGDGILFHEAENEYVYVGRAPGANWLQFHAETGGYDVEFRYDDRSPSRPYGAAVHRDYYRFQIQGPNAWSIIEKLNGGPLEKVRFFHMGEMTIAGEKVRTLRHGMAGAPGLEIWGPYAQHQKIRDAVLEAGREFGIEPCGSRAYSSNTLESGWIPSPLPAIYTGEAERAYREWLPANSYEAINALAGSFVSENIEDYYLNPWELGYGSFVKFDHDFIGRDALEKIDPETQRKKVTLAWNDEDLAKILTSVIDREGVGYQFFDLPNANYGSSNYDAVIDADGNNVGLSLFTGVTANEKRGLSLATVDRDVPVGAEVRVVWGEPDGGSKKTTVEPHDQIAVRAVVSPVPYAVTARAEYQGGWRTTGSL; this is translated from the coding sequence ATGGCGCGGACGCTGCAGGAGCTGCTGGACGAGCGAGGGAACACCGTCGAGATGCTGCGCGATTCGCAGCTCGGCACCTATATCTATCCGGTCGTACCGGCCGAGTTCTCCAATTGGCGTCGGGAGCAGAAGGCGTGGCGCGAGACGGCCGTGCTATACGACCAGACGCACCACATGGTCAACTTCTTCGTCTCGGGGCCGGATGCGCTCAAGCTGCTGAGCGACACCGGTATCAATTCGTTCGCGAACTTCCCGCTGAACACCGCGAAGCAGTTCGTGCCGACCGCATCCAACGGCGGCGTCATCGGCGACGGCATCCTCTTCCACGAGGCCGAGAACGAATACGTCTACGTGGGCCGCGCACCGGGCGCGAACTGGCTGCAGTTCCACGCCGAGACCGGCGGCTACGACGTCGAGTTCCGTTACGACGACCGCTCGCCCTCGCGCCCCTACGGCGCCGCGGTCCACCGCGACTACTACCGCTTCCAGATCCAGGGCCCGAACGCCTGGAGCATCATCGAGAAGCTCAACGGCGGACCGCTCGAGAAGGTGCGCTTCTTCCACATGGGAGAGATGACGATCGCCGGTGAGAAGGTGCGCACCCTCCGTCACGGGATGGCGGGCGCTCCCGGCCTCGAGATCTGGGGCCCGTACGCGCAGCACCAGAAGATCCGCGACGCGGTGCTCGAGGCGGGCCGCGAGTTCGGCATCGAGCCCTGCGGCTCCCGGGCCTACTCCTCGAACACGCTCGAGTCCGGATGGATCCCGTCGCCGCTGCCGGCGATCTACACGGGTGAGGCCGAGCGCGCATACCGCGAGTGGCTCCCCGCCAACAGCTACGAGGCGATCAACGCGCTCGCCGGGTCGTTCGTCTCGGAGAACATCGAGGACTACTACCTGAACCCGTGGGAGCTCGGCTACGGCTCGTTCGTGAAGTTCGACCACGACTTCATCGGTCGCGATGCGCTCGAGAAGATCGACCCCGAGACGCAGCGCAAGAAGGTCACGCTCGCCTGGAACGACGAGGACCTGGCCAAGATCCTCACGAGCGTCATCGATCGCGAGGGCGTCGGCTACCAGTTCTTCGACCTCCCGAACGCCAACTACGGCTCGTCGAACTACGACGCGGTCATCGACGCCGACGGCAACAACGTCGGGCTCTCGCTGTTCACCGGTGTCACCGCGAACGAGAAGCGCGGACTCTCGCTGGCGACCGTCGATCGCGACGTGCCGGTCGGCGCCGAGGTGCGCGTCGTCTGGGGTGAGCCCGACGGCGGGTCGAAGAAGACCACGGTCGAGCCGCACGACCAGATCGCGGTTCGCGCCGTCGTCAGCCCCGTGCCGTACGCGGTCACCGCGCGCGCCGAGTACCAGGGCGGGTGGCGCACCACCGGAAGCCTCTGA
- a CDS encoding PIG-L deacetylase family protein, protein MPAATPALLVVSAHAGDFVWRAGGAIAAATLRGERATVVCLSYGERGESASQWLAGKSLAEIKEIRRSEAEAAASALGADIEFLDLGDYPLRESPEAVARLVDVYRRVQPTVVLTHPLHDPYNGDHPAAARMALEARVLAQAIGVANSDGSFPTKETIIGAPPVFFFEPHQPEQCGFVPDVLLDITAAFDKKRAAMECLPAQKHMWSYYSDLAVRRGVQVKRNAGPNLGLAHDTMGEAYMRYFPQVTGVLE, encoded by the coding sequence ATGCCTGCAGCCACCCCGGCGCTACTCGTGGTCAGCGCCCACGCGGGCGACTTCGTCTGGCGGGCCGGCGGCGCGATCGCCGCCGCCACCCTGCGTGGCGAGCGCGCCACGGTCGTCTGCCTGAGCTACGGCGAGCGCGGCGAGTCCGCGAGTCAATGGCTGGCGGGGAAGTCGCTGGCGGAGATCAAGGAGATCCGCCGGTCAGAGGCGGAGGCGGCCGCATCCGCGCTCGGCGCCGACATCGAGTTCCTCGATCTGGGCGACTATCCGCTGCGCGAATCCCCCGAGGCCGTCGCGCGGCTGGTCGATGTCTACCGCCGGGTGCAGCCGACCGTCGTGCTGACACATCCGCTGCACGACCCGTACAACGGCGACCACCCGGCCGCCGCGCGCATGGCGCTGGAGGCGCGGGTTCTGGCCCAGGCGATCGGCGTCGCGAACTCGGACGGCTCGTTCCCGACGAAGGAGACCATCATCGGCGCCCCGCCGGTGTTCTTCTTCGAGCCCCATCAGCCCGAGCAGTGCGGCTTCGTCCCGGATGTCCTGCTGGACATCACCGCGGCGTTCGACAAGAAGCGCGCCGCGATGGAGTGCCTGCCCGCGCAGAAGCACATGTGGTCCTACTACAGCGATCTGGCCGTGCGCCGCGGCGTGCAGGTCAAGCGCAACGCGGGCCCGAACCTGGGTCTCGCCCACGACACGATGGGCGAGGCGTACATGCGCTACTTCCCGCAGGTCACGGGAGTGCTCGAGTGA